A stretch of Pseudolysobacter antarcticus DNA encodes these proteins:
- the asd gene encoding archaetidylserine decarboxylase (Phosphatidylserine decarboxylase is synthesized as a single chain precursor. Generation of the pyruvoyl active site from a Ser is coupled to cleavage of a Gly-Ser bond between the larger (beta) and smaller (alpha chains). It is an integral membrane protein.) yields the protein MSPSVLLQYLLPHRALSRLVYWATRWRARWWKNMLIRKIVKSYAVDMSEAAEPDCTAYSSFNAFFTRALKPGARSIDTDARAVAMPADGCISQLGPIHEGRIFQAKGQDYSATELLADAERAAIYRDGSFATIYLSPRDYHRMHMPLSGTLVETVHVPGRLFSVAPFAVEAVPRLFARNERLVCHFDSEHGPFAVVLVGAMLVSSVETVWRGLEIPPYSNRIVTRNYQGRGIQLERDIELGRFNMGSTVIVLFPAASVTLEPSLQAAQPVRLGQRLGMRNL from the coding sequence ATGAGTCCATCGGTTCTGCTGCAATACCTGCTGCCGCATCGCGCCCTGTCGCGTCTCGTGTACTGGGCCACGCGCTGGCGCGCGCGCTGGTGGAAAAACATGCTGATCCGGAAAATCGTGAAAAGCTACGCCGTCGACATGAGCGAAGCCGCCGAACCGGATTGCACGGCTTACTCGAGTTTCAATGCGTTTTTCACGCGCGCACTGAAACCCGGGGCGCGGTCAATCGATACCGATGCGCGAGCGGTCGCGATGCCAGCCGACGGTTGCATCAGCCAGCTCGGACCGATTCACGAGGGCCGGATTTTTCAAGCCAAGGGTCAGGACTACAGCGCCACCGAATTGCTCGCAGACGCCGAGCGCGCCGCGATTTATCGTGATGGCAGTTTCGCCACGATTTATCTTTCACCGCGCGATTACCACCGCATGCACATGCCGTTGAGCGGCACCCTGGTCGAAACCGTGCATGTGCCCGGACGATTGTTCAGCGTCGCCCCGTTCGCGGTCGAAGCGGTGCCGCGATTGTTCGCGCGCAACGAAAGACTGGTCTGCCATTTTGACAGCGAGCACGGCCCGTTCGCTGTCGTGCTGGTGGGTGCGATGCTCGTATCGAGCGTCGAAACCGTCTGGCGCGGACTCGAAATTCCGCCGTACAGCAACCGCATCGTGACGCGGAATTATCAGGGCCGCGGCATCCAGCTCGAACGCGATATCGAACTCGGCCGTTTTAATATGGGCTCCACCGTGATCGTGTTGTTTCCTGCGGCGAGCGTCACGCTTGAGCCAAGCCTGCAGGCTGCGCAGCCGGTGCGGTTAGGGCAGCGGCTGGGCATGCGTAACTTGTAA
- a CDS encoding lytic transglycosylase domain-containing protein, with protein MTYFRSVLCGSIFAVLAGCAGQPGNNSARRVPGRPTVETAASLYARLDVDNKNFNAATASPQADPAVALKDAQAARDDVQDSAKRCAAIKGCDVQRFSSALERMPAPESLLAASDQSTTTPEATTTQGENSPVSESLPEIGHSITLLKGRDLSEVMTLNGPVKVALEEWLTSLRPNLMDTYENYEYLRYQMWPEYQKAGLPEALLFGIMAKESGGRVHALSRSGAAGLLQFMPATGQRFGLGVVDGFDQRFDPAMSARANAAYLNEQLAVFNNNLEFVIAAYNGGEGRVGRLAASRPDASFWDPKVYYELPPETRDYVPVVLAAAWLFLHPERYNLQFPKLDTRPGKINLQHATSLAELAVCLGQEGNLHDGWFRTLRNMNPAYDSRTVLPASTPINVPLQLVALYEKSCMSGLWMTLASDLHSAVLSTPVSIPAAVTASRSSAAKAPARAAQTSSQTYVVRRGETLSAIARKLGCRDARTLAEANHIKPNGYTDIRAGKVLQVSVCTQ; from the coding sequence ATGACATATTTTCGTTCGGTTTTGTGTGGTTCCATTTTCGCCGTGCTCGCCGGTTGTGCGGGCCAGCCAGGCAACAATAGCGCGCGTCGTGTTCCGGGCCGTCCCACGGTGGAAACGGCGGCGAGTTTGTATGCGCGGCTGGATGTCGACAACAAGAATTTCAACGCTGCCACGGCATCGCCGCAAGCTGATCCCGCCGTTGCGCTGAAAGACGCGCAGGCGGCGCGCGACGACGTGCAGGATTCCGCGAAACGTTGCGCCGCGATCAAAGGTTGCGACGTGCAGCGATTCAGCAGCGCGCTGGAACGCATGCCCGCACCCGAAAGTTTGCTCGCCGCGAGCGATCAATCGACCACCACGCCTGAAGCCACCACCACGCAGGGCGAGAATTCGCCGGTATCCGAATCGCTGCCGGAAATCGGGCATTCGATCACGCTGTTGAAAGGTCGCGATCTGTCCGAAGTGATGACCTTGAACGGCCCGGTCAAGGTCGCGCTCGAAGAGTGGCTGACGTCGTTGCGTCCCAATCTGATGGACACCTACGAAAACTACGAATACCTGCGTTACCAGATGTGGCCGGAATATCAGAAGGCCGGTCTGCCCGAGGCGCTGTTGTTCGGCATCATGGCCAAGGAGTCTGGCGGTCGTGTGCACGCGTTGTCACGCTCGGGCGCGGCGGGTTTGCTGCAATTCATGCCGGCCACTGGGCAGCGTTTCGGACTCGGCGTGGTCGATGGTTTCGATCAACGTTTTGACCCGGCGATGTCAGCGCGCGCCAACGCGGCGTACCTCAACGAACAACTCGCGGTGTTCAACAATAATCTCGAGTTCGTCATCGCCGCCTACAACGGCGGCGAGGGGCGAGTAGGGCGCCTCGCCGCTAGTAGGCCCGACGCGAGTTTCTGGGATCCGAAAGTCTATTACGAACTGCCGCCGGAAACGCGCGATTACGTGCCGGTGGTGCTGGCCGCGGCATGGCTGTTCTTGCATCCCGAACGCTACAACCTGCAGTTTCCGAAACTCGATACGCGGCCCGGTAAAATCAACCTGCAGCATGCCACATCGCTGGCTGAACTCGCGGTGTGTCTCGGCCAGGAAGGCAACCTGCACGACGGCTGGTTTCGCACATTACGCAACATGAATCCGGCCTACGATTCGCGCACCGTGCTGCCCGCGAGCACGCCGATCAATGTGCCGTTGCAACTGGTCGCACTCTACGAAAAATCCTGCATGTCGGGTCTATGGATGACACTCGCCAGCGATCTGCACAGCGCGGTATTAAGCACGCCAGTGAGCATACCAGCCGCGGTAACTGCATCACGCAGCAGCGCGGCGAAAGCGCCCGCGCGCGCTGCGCAAACGTCATCGCAAACCTATGTCGTGCGCCGTGGCGAAACGCTCAGCGCGATCGCGCGCAAGCTCGGCTGCCGTGACGCGCGCACGCTCGCCGAAGCCAATCACATCAAGCCGAACGGCTATACCGATATTCGTGCGGGCAAGGTGTTGCAGGTGAGTGTTTGCACGCAGTAA
- a CDS encoding MFS transporter — MSAVVPDGGMLRALRSRNYRLFFAGQLISLIGTWMQTVAQSWLVYSLTGSTALLGLVGFCNQIPVFLLATIGGTVADRFPKRTILLCTQSASMLLASVLAALTLSGAVQVEHVFVLASLLGVCNAFDIPTRQSFIVEMVGKPDLMNAIALNSSMFNGARLLGPALAGVLVTSIGEGWCFLLNALSYIAVLTGLLLMRLPAAMVTRKHGSPLADILEGFRFVATTRPIRSLLLLLGGMSLLGMPYTVLMPVFAAKILHGNAYELGWLMSSAGLGALIGALLLARRSRLKGLGNWVFRAALGFGLGLIAFSFSRSLPLSMALLVVVGLCMMLQMASCNTLIQSLCPDALRGRVMAVYAMMFMGMAPIGALLAGFFAGHIGAPATVAIGGIASVIIAVLFGLHLPQFPVSAHEMLVGTAAATQPLAQNEAQSPDVR; from the coding sequence ATGAGTGCGGTGGTTCCCGACGGCGGCATGTTGCGCGCTCTGCGTTCGCGCAATTACCGGCTGTTTTTTGCCGGCCAGCTGATCTCGCTGATTGGCACGTGGATGCAGACCGTGGCGCAATCCTGGCTGGTCTACAGCCTGACCGGCTCGACCGCCTTGCTGGGTCTGGTCGGATTCTGCAACCAGATTCCGGTGTTCCTGCTGGCCACGATCGGCGGCACGGTCGCTGATCGTTTCCCCAAACGCACCATCCTGCTATGCACGCAGAGCGCATCGATGCTGCTTGCCTCGGTGCTCGCGGCATTAACCTTGAGCGGGGCCGTGCAGGTCGAACATGTATTCGTGCTCGCGTCGTTGCTCGGCGTATGCAACGCGTTTGATATTCCGACACGCCAGTCGTTCATCGTCGAAATGGTCGGCAAGCCTGATCTGATGAACGCGATCGCGCTGAACTCATCGATGTTCAACGGCGCGCGCTTGCTCGGCCCTGCGCTGGCCGGTGTGTTGGTCACGAGTATCGGCGAAGGCTGGTGCTTCCTGCTGAACGCGCTGAGTTACATTGCCGTGCTGACCGGCCTGTTGCTGATGCGTTTGCCGGCGGCGATGGTGACACGCAAGCACGGTTCGCCGCTCGCGGACATCCTCGAAGGATTTCGATTTGTCGCAACCACGCGACCGATCCGATCGTTGCTGCTGTTGCTCGGTGGCATGAGTCTGCTCGGCATGCCGTACACCGTGCTGATGCCGGTGTTCGCGGCGAAGATTCTGCACGGCAACGCCTACGAACTCGGCTGGCTCATGAGTTCAGCCGGACTCGGCGCGCTGATCGGTGCGTTGTTGCTCGCGCGTCGCAGCCGGCTCAAGGGACTCGGCAACTGGGTATTCCGTGCCGCACTCGGATTTGGTCTCGGCCTGATCGCGTTTTCGTTTTCGCGTTCGCTACCGTTGTCGATGGCGCTGCTGGTCGTGGTCGGCTTGTGCATGATGTTGCAGATGGCGAGCTGCAATACGCTGATTCAATCCTTGTGCCCCGATGCATTACGCGGCCGCGTGATGGCGGTGTACGCGATGATGTTCATGGGCATGGCGCCGATCGGTGCGTTGCTCGCGGGGTTTTTTGCCGGACATATCGGTGCGCCCGCAACGGTGGCGATCGGCGGTATCGCATCGGTGATCATCGCCGTGTTGTTCGGCTTGCATCTGCCGCAGTTTCCCGTTTCCGCGCATGAAATGCTGGTCGGCACGGCTGCCGCGACGCAGCCCCTCGCACAAAACGAGGCGCAAAGCCCTGACGTACGCTGA
- a CDS encoding Ig-like domain repeat protein, with the protein MFIFQNALRFFFLLLCLAAANIVRAALPGDLDPSFSGDGMLTEDIGCALSSSTLMSVKLLRDLQGSLYTIGFCSTAAAGSSQGNTAIKIIKLDANGNRVTSFGHGGIATIDTTDFDTANAAALDGSGNMIIVGSSILFDPQPVESFGIWKVSCDSGALVGSFGNNGAKILPMHNYSRAFAVLLDSAGQIYVGGQAGTPDAVFAVAKLDGNGNLVSAFGIGGMATFGTAPNSFSNVESIALDSSGHLFLAGETHSNANGANYDYAVVKIDAVSAGPNIAFGSNGLRTFDLGNNDDDFLNAALLEVSGNIYLGGGTSTPISADESVFVSAVVKLDATTGTFVGTFGHNGIKSNFGGDGGMLDALAIDAGGHLYGAGTQLNTTATSNDLLIAKFDGNGNPLTDFGSGGSKEFSITGADGATAMLLDDAGRMYVAGVAENDSGASETPRVFLAARLFTVATAESGGSLHVSHTTLTSSLNPAPAGNSVSFTASISTSGAAPSGKVKFYDGNTLICTNVTIVSGHASCSTSGLIGRIAAHAISARYAGDASNLVSSSDVLEQRILGDEVFIGGFE; encoded by the coding sequence ATGTTTATATTTCAGAACGCCTTGCGATTCTTTTTTCTGCTGCTCTGTCTTGCGGCGGCGAATATCGTCCGCGCCGCGTTGCCGGGCGATCTCGATCCAAGTTTTTCCGGCGACGGGATGCTCACCGAGGATATCGGTTGCGCCTTGTCCAGCTCGACCTTGATGTCGGTGAAACTGCTGCGCGATCTGCAAGGCAGTTTGTACACGATCGGTTTCTGTTCGACCGCCGCGGCCGGCAGTTCGCAGGGCAATACCGCGATCAAGATCATCAAGCTCGATGCCAACGGCAATCGTGTCACCAGTTTCGGTCACGGCGGCATTGCCACGATCGACACTACCGATTTCGACACGGCCAATGCCGCCGCGCTGGATGGCAGCGGCAATATGATCATCGTCGGCAGCAGCATCCTGTTCGATCCACAACCGGTCGAATCGTTCGGCATCTGGAAAGTGAGTTGCGACAGCGGCGCGCTGGTCGGCAGCTTCGGCAACAACGGTGCGAAAATCCTGCCGATGCACAATTACAGTCGCGCGTTCGCGGTGCTGCTGGATAGCGCCGGACAGATTTATGTCGGCGGACAAGCCGGTACACCCGATGCGGTTTTTGCGGTGGCCAAGCTCGACGGTAACGGCAATCTGGTGTCAGCGTTTGGTATCGGTGGCATGGCCACGTTCGGCACCGCGCCGAACAGTTTCAGCAATGTCGAAAGCATCGCGCTGGACAGCAGCGGACATTTGTTTCTGGCCGGCGAAACGCACTCGAATGCGAACGGCGCCAATTATGATTACGCGGTCGTGAAAATCGATGCGGTCAGCGCCGGGCCAAACATCGCATTCGGCAGCAACGGACTCAGAACATTCGACCTCGGCAACAACGATGACGATTTTCTCAATGCCGCGCTGCTCGAGGTCAGCGGCAATATTTATCTGGGTGGCGGCACGAGCACGCCGATCAGCGCCGATGAATCGGTGTTTGTCTCCGCCGTGGTCAAGCTGGATGCCACCACCGGCACCTTCGTCGGCACGTTCGGCCACAACGGCATCAAGAGCAATTTCGGTGGTGATGGCGGCATGCTTGATGCATTGGCGATCGATGCGGGCGGGCATTTGTATGGCGCCGGTACACAACTCAACACTACCGCGACCAGCAACGATCTGCTGATCGCGAAGTTCGATGGCAACGGCAATCCGCTCACCGATTTCGGCAGCGGCGGCAGCAAGGAATTTTCGATCACGGGTGCGGATGGCGCGACCGCGATGCTGCTCGACGACGCCGGCCGAATGTATGTGGCCGGCGTCGCGGAAAACGATAGCGGCGCTAGTGAAACGCCACGTGTATTTCTTGCCGCGCGTCTGTTCACCGTCGCCACCGCGGAGAGCGGCGGTAGTCTTCATGTCAGCCACACGACACTGACTTCATCGCTGAATCCGGCGCCAGCCGGCAACAGTGTCAGCTTCACCGCGAGCATCAGCACGAGCGGCGCCGCGCCTTCGGGCAAGGTAAAATTTTACGATGGCAATACGCTGATCTGCACGAATGTAACTATCGTCAGCGGACACGCGAGTTGCAGCACATCAGGCTTGATCGGTCGCATCGCCGCACATGCGATCAGCGCGCGCTACGCGGGCGATGCGAGCAATCTGGTTTCGAGCAGCGATGTGCTCGAACAGAGAATCCTCGGCGACGAAGTATTTATTGGTGGCTTCGAATGA